The following coding sequences lie in one Saccopteryx bilineata isolate mSacBil1 chromosome 5, mSacBil1_pri_phased_curated, whole genome shotgun sequence genomic window:
- the ARL9 gene encoding ADP-ribosylation factor-like protein 9 isoform X1 — MERGKVKKEKGKEPEKEKNRGKGKEVEKIKEKGKGKEVEEKIKEKGRGKEVEEEIKEKGKGKEVEEKIKEKGNGKKSEKEQFKGKEEEEKDNSILVKPLLEPPEINNHILVLGLDGAGKTSVLHSLALNRVQHSDAPTQGFNAVCVNTEDSQMEFLEIGGSEPFRSYWEMYVSRGILLIFVVDSADHNRLPEAKKHLHQLTETNPIIPLVVFANKQDLEAAYHITDIHEALALSEVGNDRTMFLFGTQVTENGSEIPSTMQDAKDLIAHLAADMQ, encoded by the exons ATGGAGAGGGGGAaagtgaagaaagagaagggaaaggagccggagaaagagaaaaatcggggaaaagggaaggaggtggagaaaattaaggaaaaggggaaagggaaggaggtagaggagaaaattaaggaaaaggggagagggaaggaggtggaggaggaaattaaggaaaaggggaaagggaaggaggtagAGGAGAAAATTAAGGAAAAGGGGAACGGGAAGAAG tcagagaaagaacaatttaagggaaaagaagaggaagagaaggacaaCAGCATCTTGGTAAAGcccctgctggagcccccg GAGATAAATAACCATATCCTAGTGCTGGGCCTCGATGGAGCTGGCAAGACCAGTGTTCTCCACTCTCTAGCTTTAAATCGAGTCCAGCACAGCGACGCCCCCACCCAAGGCTTCAATGCAGTGTGCGTCAACACTGAAGACAGCCAGATGGAGTTCCTGGAGA TTGGTGGCAGTGAACCTTTCCGTTCCTATTGGGAAATGTATGTATCTAGGGGAATACTGCTGATCTTTGTGGTGGATTCAGCAGATCACAACAGATTACCTGAAGCCAAGAAACACCTCCATCAACTAACTGAAACAAACCCAATCATCCCTCTGGTTGTGTTCGCAAACAAACAG GATCTTGAAGCAGCCTATCACATTACGGATATCCATGAAGCTTTGGCACTATCTGAAGTGGGTAATGACAGAACGATGTTCTTGTTTGGGACCCAAGTGACTGAGAATGGCTCAGAGATACCCTCCACCATGCAGGACGCCAAAGACCTAATTGCACACCTGGCTGCAGACATGCAGTGA
- the ARL9 gene encoding ADP-ribosylation factor-like protein 9 isoform X2 codes for MEFLETDHNRLPEAKKHLHQLTETNPIIPLVVFANKQDLEAAYHITDIHEALALSEVGNDRTMFLFGTQVTENGSEIPSTMQDAKDLIAHLAADMQ; via the exons ATGGAGTTCCTGGAGA CAGATCACAACAGATTACCTGAAGCCAAGAAACACCTCCATCAACTAACTGAAACAAACCCAATCATCCCTCTGGTTGTGTTCGCAAACAAACAG GATCTTGAAGCAGCCTATCACATTACGGATATCCATGAAGCTTTGGCACTATCTGAAGTGGGTAATGACAGAACGATGTTCTTGTTTGGGACCCAAGTGACTGAGAATGGCTCAGAGATACCCTCCACCATGCAGGACGCCAAAGACCTAATTGCACACCTGGCTGCAGACATGCAGTGA